From one Brachypodium distachyon strain Bd21 chromosome 4, Brachypodium_distachyon_v3.0, whole genome shotgun sequence genomic stretch:
- the LOC100845623 gene encoding LOW QUALITY PROTEIN: F-box/FBD/LRR-repeat protein At1g13570-like (The sequence of the model RefSeq protein was modified relative to this genomic sequence to represent the inferred CDS: inserted 2 bases in 1 codon) — protein sequence MPPPRKLRRLAEAAAAEADALISLPTDVVDEILTRLGLRDAVRTSALSRAWRRRWEALPSLDFSFQSLVDDDGAPKGLEAVDSILLRCPGRVRLFNVYLDKLYEARTHDWILVLSRRGVETLDLSFNDCFPLLPSSVFSCSRLTSLSLFGCVIPFLPPGFEDLSELRKLALVNVRLQENGEYQIEEIIRTSPLLEELILTDVYIGGADVIRKWVIRAPNLRHLKICSQENYGRILKELRCLRSAVVDLWDFVLHRNFLQILAGLVQVRKLLISTIFAPVNAYIPIYSIPETLPCTFHNLKSMKLQMHFCELPPIILTFCLLKSAPNLEKLKIEIFGEEQKVEANGEFQSALWTDGMCANLQVVQMTGINWLPNEMSXIELILSKARLLHTLSISHGEKIMMSSEDALNELLRYIRASAEAQVLFKGKAEDY from the exons ATGCCGCCACCGCGCAAGTTGCGCCGGCTAGCCGAGGCcgctgcggcggaggcggacgcCCTGATCTCCCTGCCCACGGACGTCGTCGACGAAATCCTCACCCGCCTCGGCCTCCGCGACGCCGTCCGCACGTCGGCGCTGTCCCGCGCCTGGCGACGCCGATGGGAGGCCCTCCCGTCCCTCGATTTCTCCTTCCAAAGCCTCGTAGACGACGATGGCGCGCCAAAGGGGCTGGAGGCCGTCGACAgcatcctcctccgctgccctGGCCGCGTCCGGCTCTTCAACGTATACCTTGACAAGCTCTATGAAGCCCGCACCCACGACTGGATCCTCGTCCTCTCCCGCCGGGGTGTCGAGACCCTGGACCTCAGCTTCAACGACTGCTTCCCCCTCCTCCCTTCATCTGTCTTCTCCTGCAGCCGGCTCACCTCCCTCAGTCTCTTCGGCTGTGTCATCCCGTTCCTACCGCCAGGTTTCGAGGACTTGTCGGAGCTAAGAAAACTAGCTCTCGTCAACGTGCGGTTACAGGAGAACGGGGAGTACCAAATCGAGGAGATCATTCGCACATCCCCGTTGCTCGAGGAGCTAATACTTACGGACGTTTACATCGGTGGCGCCGATGTCATAAGAAAATGGGTGATTCGGGCGCCCAATCTCAGGCACTTAAAGATTTGTTCTCAAGAAAATTATGGCCGGATCCTAAAGGAGCTGCGGTGTCTGCGTTCCGCCGTCGTTGATTTGTGGGACTTTGTTCTTCACCGCAATTTCCTTCAGATTCTTGCAGGGCTTGTTCAAGTTAGGAAGCTTTTGATTTCCACTATCTTTGCACCGGTAAATGCATATATCCCCATATATTCA ATACCAGAGACACTTCCTTGCACCTTTCACAACTTGAAGAGCATGAAGTTGCAAATGCACTTTTGTGAACTTCCCCCTATTATATTGACATTTTGCTTACTAAAGAGTGCTCCAAATCTTGAAAAACTCAAAATAGAG ATCTTTGGCGAAGAGCAGAAAGTTGAGGCTAATGGAGAGTTTCAAAGTGCATTATGGACTGATGGCATGTGTGCCAACCTTCAGGTTGTGCAGATGACCGGAATTAATTGGCTTCCAAACGAAATGTC TATAGAGCTGATTCTCTCAAAAGCAAGGCTTCTTCATACATTATCTATTAGTCATGGTGAGAAAATCATGATGTCTTCTGAGGATGCTCTAAATGAATTACTAAGATACATAAGAGCTTCAGCTGAAGCTCAGGTCCTATTTAAAG GTAAAGCTGAAGATTATTAG